ctggccattcgcgatcgcaacactcgaatacgccatctggggagagaccggtttcatgcctttagcccttctcccttccctctcctcctcttttcagttgtataggaatgtactacgatattttcccttttcttaatatttttcctttttatttaatcaaaatattttttaaaatttccatgatacttttctttagaactaagtttaatgcagttttcagtttcatatagTGTTTCaagttgaaagattttaatctatatgaaaatcaagagagaaactaacgtacttccttcctctatgactttccacacgctaatgaagaaagcatgtgaagtgttgccataggaaaagagttctgctcagcgccacctgcagcccattttgATCGCCAATTGATCACCACATAAATTGCATACTTATAGTGAAACCCATTAATAATGAAACTCTTGTATTCTGTTATAAGCTCTACTGGAGTTATAGGAGAAATGCAGCTGTAACAGATGCAGATATGACTCTCTAAACAGATATcagtaaaatatatgaattctACGTCTTATCTAAGACTATCTGTTAAATAAACCTATTTACAAAAAACTGTATTGTTGCTTTAAAATCATCttctaaaatgtaataaataaattattaggtAAAAATcagataactttttaaaaatcatacatgaTTTCTAAAAAGTTATCTGATTTTTacctaataatttatttcttaaccccttaacgatcagttaattttcaagaaaacataaaagtgcctatttttgtTATACacatatttgattagtgctgacatctagtttaaaataaactaactatctacaattaccttaaagaTATCCttgtactgccatctggtgtctaaaatgagaaataaaatgtttcccaGCAAAAGAaaggaattagttttattcgTATTGGCGTGTTACTACTAATACTTCAGCCCGGAAATATCGCGGAAGCGAGagatagagggcgaaaccttaCTCCGTCATTTTCAcaggagcgagaaggaagggtaaaagaataaaatttttaacatcctTAAATTAATAggacaatttattaataagacaaaaaatttttttgttttatctatttatttctgattaaaataaaatctttcaacatGAAAAACAATTACATATCTTTTTTAACAGGTTCAAAACAaagttatgattaaatatttacaaaaaataacttttaaattaattacaatcaTATTTGCTAcacatttatcattttattattccaCATTATCGGTATATATCACTTCCACATCGCCATCTAATATTAATTCTATATTATCCCCTTCAGGCGCTTCAACAACCACGTAATTGTCCACAATGTCAACAACATTTGCTACATCAATGAAATTCTCTCTATCAAGAGGCTCACGATTTAACCTCGCTTTATGCTTTTCTAGATGACCTTTGAGACGAAACCTAGAAGGAAAATCATCACCACAAATCTCACACACAAAAGGACGCTCATTATTGTGCCACATAAGATGTCGCTTTAAGTGGCTGCTGTATGTAAATCCCCGattacaaattttgcatttaaaaggaCGGTCATTTGTATGCACTAATGTGTGAAGGTTGAGCTTGGTCTTTGTGTTGAAAACTTTACCGCATATGTCACAAGCACTTTGTTGGCCTGGCATATGCTCCAAACCATGCcgtttcaaatttcttttgctCGTGAAACCCCGATCACAAATAAGGCATATAAATGGCTTCTCTCCTGTATGATTCACATAATGTAATTCTAAACTAGGCTTAGAGGTGAATGATCTTGGGCATATTTCACAATTATAcggtttaattttttcatgacttaGATAATGTTTATTGAGtgtaattttttgtgtgaatCCTTTATGACAAATCTCACACTGAAAAGGTTTCTTATCTCCGTGCACTAAAACATGTCGATTTAAGCTGCTTTTTAGCCTAAATGTTTTATCACAAATTGCACACTGATAAGGTTTCACAGTATGCTGTTTATTATGTTCAGCTAattcacattttgttttaaacactGAATGACACATATTACATTCCAACTCTTTTGTTTCACTTATATGAATTTGTGTATGTGCATCAAATTCTGATTTTTCAGTAAATGTTTCATCGCATGTGATGCAATCATATTCTTCTTGTATGCAATGTTGAGCATAATGATCTGCAAAATCTGCTGCTTGGACGAAAGTTTCATCACATATTGAACATTTATGAATACTAGTTTGAGGATGGCATCCATAATGAACACTTAAACTACTCTTAGAAGTAAATTGCTTTCTACATACATCACAAACATAACATTCTTTTCCACTATCTGTAGTTTCAGCATTTCGTATTTTAACGATATGTCCAGAACTTTCTACAAAATTTGTGAAACGTGACATGCTTTTATCAGCAAGGTCATAAGATTTAGTATTATTTCTAGAAATGCTTTGAATTGGTGTCAAGATACGCTCCATGTTTAAATCGTCATCATTAGAGTTCATTTCATCCAAAACAGTTGCGTGATCAATTTGTTGGTGTACAATGTGGTCATTGCTATTGCCTGATTCACTATCAGCAGATGAATTTTCATAAGAACTTTTGGAGCTTGTTGGATAACTTACTGAATAAACGTTTTTTACACGGATGAAGTCGAAGCAGTTCAAATCACTCTCCATTTTTATAGAGATATTTGAATCTTCTTCATCCATGCTTTTAAGTGTAATATAGTATACAATacgcaattaaaaatttcgaaaataagaaaattaaacgtaaataaatccgttaatgaaattttcattaaatgtgttGTGATTGTTTATCACTGTGAAAAGATTATGATGCTTACAGAATTCAGCATATAGCTCACTTAATCCAATTATATCCAATTATAATCCAATTATTACCTCACAAATTCCAGCGGAGAGAAAGTGAAATGCTACTTTATCTGTTGGCAATATCAAAAAGGTTACCTTTCTTTAAACAGTTTGGCGACATTTATAATAGGCACTTGCCAACTGGCCAAATAGTgaataataaagtaatgaaGTGATAATCTATGTAtgtattatttaagaataaaattttcaaacgaagaacattttattttggagTTCTTCGGATTTATGAAGGAGGtaaatgttatgatttttataataagaaatttaattgtaaataattgttgttttttttctaatttcaggaaagtctaaaaaaatgattttctacgtctgattaagaatttagagacaaaaaaaaaaatcctcgtgaaaattttttatttcatcatggagaatttttagaatttttttttcttctttttcatatcttaagaattttttattttacgttttttggtttacaaataatgattttttttaattgaaactttaaattttttgataaaaattgtatcaataaacttttttctttgctCTAAAAAAAGCGATTCATTTTGTACTcgcttgcataagaaagaatatcaaacatttttctttttcaaatttaataagccaaAATAAGGCAGGAACGTTACCATGCAATACTGAAGAAATCTCCAGTGCAACTGATGATCGTGTTGTTCTACTAGCAGTCATTCACCTCAAAAAACAACGTCCCCTATAGGTCGTTGCGTTCACGAATAATGTAAGTTCATCTGATTTACATCAATTATAtcacgtaatttttttaaatttaaatcactaGTCATCCgaagtattaataattacatagGATAACGgctgtttcttttgtttttaacccAACTTTTATGTTTCTACTAAGTATTCAGAGAAGTGCTTGACATTCTATGAGCTTACTGTTGCAATTAGGACCAGTTAAAAAtggatatattaaaatattactagttTTTAactcgtaaaattttttatgttagtgTAGGAATTTTCTGggaaatgaaattcatttatccaaagataattccatgctaAAAGTAAtctttagcaaatatttattattttatttaatattggtcgaaaaaattttgaattgtaaggattacaaatttttgtatcattttaaagaatataattttacaaggcaaaatacaaaatctgtggaatcgtttctgagaatcaaattttaaatatcttctttgaaattcaatttctcaagaaccattcaaccgatttcgctcaaattttgtattttgcattgcaaaattataatctttgaaatgatgcaaaaatttgtattccTTACTGTGGGGAGTGAGTTATCGACCATTTCAACCTTcttctatgaaaaggtacccagCATATGATTGAGTTAAAATGTCTTATAAattagtgaattggaattgtatttttgtagtggtagacacactacagtactcctcCTCCAGAATTAATAtcagtgatagaattcgataCCACTAGTTggttcattgctgttttgtgagaatacgggagagctgtattaaaatcaccgtacttttgttgaccgtgagagctgtattaagttcactgtCGTCGTTGCTCATATGTTGACATTAACAGGAACAGGCGAGTGTATGCAGGCCGACGCTGTGtttgatcgagactgagtagcaacagctcgaggaggtggataatgtcgcaagtagcaaatcaactgttcaaggtgaaccatccatcgaagtaggcttgttcaaatcgaagtgggTGTTACTGTCGAGTCGAGAtaggcatgttcacatcacattcgggtcaccaatgtggggagtaAGTTATAACCTTCATGTATGAAAAGATACCCCAACAAAGattcgagttaacatgtcttatatactattggattggaattgtatttttgtagtggtagacacactacacttgatcgaaattttaaaaaatttcgaccattattaaaaataataaacaataataaataaacaatgataaatattcacgaaaaattattttttgcgcttaattatctttggatgaacgaattttatagatatgtgcaaaaatgtttcaattcgcataaaaagttctcgaaatatagcgaaatgcacaaaaagtgaaattaacgtAACGGGGTTCAAACTTTAGAGTTCtattctgaccaaactattgggaccatatttcccagattgtggctaccccctatattttgggagtcggAAATCCGAATTCATCGAAAAgtaggtatgtttattcagagaaaatccatttttttgtctgattttgtaacttaaaatatcttctgcatttaataattagcttatttgaggtcaccctcttgaGCCATTAAGATAGCGTCCGAAATACCATATCTGGCCAAAATACCATCCGATATTAGACCAATACATGGGAAAACAGAAATGGGTGTAATATGTACCCTAAATAAAGAAACTGGTCATTTGTCCAGCACATCAGTTAATCGATACCCTGTCAGTCAAATAAAGTATGCCTAATAGGGTGTGTGGTAGCTTCTCACTGCTACACGACTCTCGCATTAGCGTTTTATACTGTTTACCATAGTCTTCATCAATCCATGTAGCAACCACACCAACTCTTTCAGCAAGGTACCCTTGAGCTTATCGATGGTCATTGGAGCTGGTTATAGAGCTGCTGCAATTGAGTGTCCAAGAGCTTCCCATAAAATTTCGATGGGATTAAAGTCAGGGAACATTGCAGACAACTCCAGATGTTGAATATCTTCGGAATGGAGGTATTTGTCTGACAACTGAACCCTGTGTAGACGGCGTCATCGTTTATAAAGATGAAATTCTGTCTCTATGCTTCACCGAAAAGTCTCATACAGATGGAAAGAGTCTCGTCACATTTACCGCTTATATATCAGAGTACATCTATCGAACGCATGAAAGTCGGGTCGTGAATCGTGTCCAAGAACATCAGACTACCTCGACTATAGTGGTTCTTTTGCACAATGTTAGAGTGTCAATTTCTTGTCTCAAATTTTAACcgtataatttagaataaatgcaataaacacAATGCTAAtcatatggatggtgttttcagtagaaatgtaaacaataacaatctcgagctgtatgcctgctctagttccggttagaaagtttgctgctgcttactacatgttattctgcgaggcgatattttcaaacggataattttgttttcaataaaagaaatggattagataatttctgagctcaaatcagccgtatttcataagatattaatgttattgtgtaattctggtgagtttgaagtgaaaatttattttagttatttaaagatatattgttaaaaaaggtgacatggttgctagattttgaataactagcttttttggcagtcttgatttggcctctttccataaACATTGcaaacacaagtaataagtaatcaaatacattgtttgcaagaatctcaaaataCAATGATgtcaaatggctttaaaatacaacggaaacagtaatccggaaatttaggcggtaccgagcttgcagcgttctAGTGtggaaaacaccatccataagtAATATCATACATGAGATATTGTTGAACGTCAATGTTAGAAGAAAACTGTTTCCGATAtcatagatttata
The Parasteatoda tepidariorum isolate YZ-2023 chromosome 9, CAS_Ptep_4.0, whole genome shotgun sequence genome window above contains:
- the LOC107443506 gene encoding zinc finger protein 888-like, translating into MDEEDSNISIKMESDLNCFDFIRVKNVYSVSYPTSSKSSYENSSADSESGNSNDHIVHQQIDHATVLDEMNSNDDDLNMERILTPIQSISRNNTKSYDLADKSMSRFTNFVESSGHIVKIRNAETTDSGKECYVCDVCRKQFTSKSSLSVHYGCHPQTSIHKCSICDETFVQAADFADHYAQHCIQEEYDCITCDETFTEKSEFDAHTQIHISETKELECNMCHSVFKTKCELAEHNKQHTVKPYQCAICDKTFRLKSSLNRHVLVHGDKKPFQCEICHKGFTQKITLNKHYLSHEKIKPYNCEICPRSFTSKPSLELHYVNHTGEKPFICLICDRGFTSKRNLKRHGLEHMPGQQSACDICGKVFNTKTKLNLHTLVHTNDRPFKCKICNRGFTYSSHLKRHLMWHNNERPFVCEICGDDFPSRFRLKGHLEKHKARLNREPLDRENFIDVANVVDIVDNYVVVEAPEGDNIELILDGDVEVIYTDNVE